The Drosophila innubila isolate TH190305 chromosome 2L unlocalized genomic scaffold, UK_Dinn_1.0 4_B_2L, whole genome shotgun sequence genome segment TCCATATAAATTTATCTAAGATCtatcaaaattattgttaattttttcttaatttgccATAAAATTCCATTGTAAAGATTGTtgaaaaaaggaaagaaattaaaattttttaatcagaCTTGAAATAGTGAACTTCATagttaaagaaataaattaaaatatcgaaTTGGTATCTTGcgaaattttcagaattttaTTCTGATTTATTTTCGTGGacacataatatataaatttttttaacaatttaaaataaattacttgtaATTAATTGGAAACTAATTCGAATGAGTTAAGTTTTTGTATAAGTTCCAGCTATTAAGCGACGATAACTTGACAATGCCCATGAGTGAAATGACGGAAATGAAACActgaaaatatacataaattaatcgataaattatttgtatatcgaaataaacaataaaaacaaaatgtgcaaaaatttaatgtagaaaacaaatataaacgGTTGAGGTCTGGGTTTGTTAGGGGCTCCATGAGGTAGTGTGATATTAAGTGTGATGGGTTTTGACATGGAGAGAAGGCGGAGCATGTGCTTTGAGCACTCCGATGAGGAGGACGAGGATCACATGCGAAGAATATCGATGTGTTTCAGTATTGACATCTCGGACAgagtaaaaaaacaaaatcgatTCCACAACCAAGTCACAGCTACAGACCGAAACTGTAAGTTGGGTAATCCTATACATTTGATTCAAATACGTGATTATATATTCGATACTTTTTAGCACGCAATCCAGGCGGTGGTCTATTTGGAAATGTAAAAGACAGTCGCCCGAAGAGAAGCTTCTCGTCTTTTACAGtgccaaataaattttttgccgATGGTCGAGATGTTCAACATAGATACGATAAATATAATGGAAGGTCGACAGAATATCGCAGAATGCCCGACAGTTGGTCAAGAGATCATTATGATCCGGATAGTTATCAAAGATATAATAATAGACAAATAACAATGGAGTCCTACGATTATTCAAGGCCATTAAAATCTCTCCGTACAGAAAGAAACTACAATTCTCCAAGATATGAAGAACCCATTGAGAGGCCACGAAAAAAGCATTATCCTCAAAGAAATGCGTACGGTCATGAAGCATTAAGGGAACCAATTCCTGGGATTGttcttaagaaaaaaacaggGCGACCTGAGaagctttttgaaaagaaTGTAGACCATTATAATTGTAACTTTCCTACAAAGCATCTAAATAATTATGTTCTACACGAATTCAGTGAACCAAACAGAAATTCGCACAGAAGAAAGTCAGGTTACTCAGGCAGGGATTATGAACCATATTATGAAACTATCCCAAGGGCAAATTCCGAAAGCTGTTACTATAATAATCGGCCTACGACGAGAGAATACGACTCTGAATATTACGGCTATAAATCGCCACCTATTCGAATGAAATCGGTAGAGTTTTTCGATCAAGATTGTGAGATaccatataatatattaaaaaggcCGCGGAATATTGAGCGTAGAAATAGATTTGTGGATAATCAGCCATGTCTACGACTTTCATCTGTGGATATTCCGTACAAAAAAGCGCAGGAAACGATGTTTTGAATATAGATACGATTCGGATGCCGAACCAGAAAGAACCGAGTCAGGTAGTGACTTCTGTAGACCTAAAAAGAGGTGCATAGATGATAATCTTCCTCGAAGCTATAGAAGACCAATTCGAGCTTTTAACCCCTTAACGCGATCGAGTCCGAGGATAATGCAAGAAACTGAAGTTTGTTGTAAGAAATCTCGCAGATCACTGAAAGACACGATCTCTGGTTTCCTCAGAAGATCCAAATGCAAATCTCGCACGAAATGCTGCAGATATCCACATGCATCGAAAGCAAAGAGAAGTAAAACCTGTCTGGATAATTCGAAATCTGTTAGCAGTATCTCCTGTGCCGTTGTCCAAAATAAACGTCTGGCttccaacaaacaaacaacaaattcttTCGGCTGCCCAATAACTAAGAGAACCAAATGCATCGCATATCCTACCGTTTACAGGGACAAATGTCCGATTTGTGTGGATCCCGAGGAACAGGATGATGAAGTGCTGCCATGTCCATCTGTCCGACCGAAGGTAAATTGCTGTCAGTTTGAACTTGGAACTACTAAATGCTGCTGTAAATCTTGCAGACAGTTCGAAGCGTCATCTGGTTTTCCAAATACCAAACTGACTGTTGAAGCTCCCAGCTATTGCAGCTTTGCCACTGAGGATCAAGCAAATTTCACAAATAGAAACAGTTCTTTCTGTCTGACCagaaaaatttcaagaatTGTACGTGCCAGTGCTCCAAGGAGGACAAGCTGCAGGTCTTCCTGTTCTACAGAGAGTTTTGCTGCTCCAGGCAAGACCTGTTGTGCTCCCAAAGAACAAGAAGAATCTCCCTGTTCTACAGAGAATCTAGCATGTCCAATAAAGAAAACCTGCTGCAGCTTTTGTGAGCCACAAAGCGAAAATCTCAAGAATTCTTCTTGTTATCCAAGTCCTATGAAGACTGACTGCTGTTCTTCCTCTCAGCCCCAAAAAGAATACCCCAAGAAGACCGCTTTCTGTGCtcccaaaatgaaaaattcaaaGCAGACCTATTGTCAATCTACCGGTTGTAAAACAGACATTCCGAAAAGGACCTGTCATCCATGCGAAGGGGATGTCGTCTGTTCGAGGAAGACTGACAGCGGCTCTTCCTCTGAGAAGACCTCTTGTTGTGCTTCCTGCACAAACGAGATGCTtctcaatcaaaataaaccaagTACAATTAATGTGTGCCTGAAAATATGCACTGCTGATGGCGATTTGCTGGATCCAGGCAGAATCACAGCCACGTTGGAGACACCTCCTGAGGGGCCTAAGAAGCTTTGTGGCTCTGACAACATCTTGACTTCAACTTCTCCCAGTGGAACGTTGTCGAAATGCTGCAAGAATTCAAGCAGTAAAagttcaattttcaaaagtgATTGTAAACAGGTTCCGTCTTCTGGGAGTTTAACAAGGTCTACTTGCGACTGCAAAAAGGATTGTGATTTCAAAAATGTGGGATCTACTTCCCGTTTCAGTCACAAGGACTCACATCAATTGGAAACAAGCGATTCTTGCACCGTTTGTTCAgaaaataactttataaatgtGCGAACTGATCGGTCAAGTAGTCGACCTGGAAGTAATACATCTTGTATAACCCCAAGAGTTCCCAAGCCCATACTGTCAACATCCAAAAAGAGTACTTCCCAATGTTGCACCCCTTACAATAAGAAAAGCATGGAAAAACTCAACTGGAACAAGTGTCCTTCTCAAGTGAAAATCCAATGTAAATGCACAAATAAAGATATCAGAGAAGAAAAATTGCTTTGCAAAGAGAAGAGTTCTAAGAGGAAAGATTGTTGTGGCTGGAAGAATCGTTCCGAACAGGAAAAATGTACCAAAAAAGATGCTAGAGAAGAATGTCCTATTCAAAAGAGCTACCCGGAAGTTTCAAAAAATGCGAAGAATGCTGTCCAGCCAAAAAAGACAGTTCTATAAAGATTTGCTGTAGTATCACGGAAAACTGCTCCGATTCCGGCAAAATTCAAAGTAGCATTACAAAACCCTtaatgcaatgcaaaaaatCTATTCCTAAAGTGGAATTTGAGTGTTGCACACCTCCACCCTTGGAATGTCCAGAGCAATGCGAGAATCGACCATCGTTTTTGGAGGAACTGAAAAAGGAACTTCTGGATACTTTGAGAAGCGAGCAAAATTTGAACTGTCAACTGCCTCATCTAAAGCCAACGCCACAAATTATGATCTTTCCATGTGCTACTGAGAAAGTATCCACACCATGTCAACCCAGTGAAAATCCATGTAACACATGCTGGAAACCgctttaaagaataaaattaaaagtcacCCTTCGCAATtccaataaataaagtttatttaataaaaaaaaaaaaatgtaaccaTTGACTATACCATTAACTGTACTATATTATGTTTTCCTTTTAAAACTTGTTCATGATATGTCGCCTGTTTACATTTTATCGATTTTACACTCCATTATTTTCTCAGCTACAATTTTAAGTGATGAGCAAAGTTGTGAATCTAAGttcaatttgcaaaattaGTGCAATGGTTCTATTATAAATCGtgaattaagttaatttaatcattttatgcAGTTCGTCAGTTGTTCACGATTTTTTTATCCCATAacctaatatttatttattatactaatattatttaattaaattaatactatatacaatttagaatctaaaatttttctttatagttTAGGAATGACTAATAATAACGttttaaaatcgaaatgaatGATCTAAAAAGGAAGTTAAAAACATCTGTgacaataatttcaaaaaaaacattgaCATGAGAagtctgtttattttatatatatggttGATATTAATAAATCTCTATCGATATTTTGCAAAGTataattatcgatatcatATGTAAGTTAACGACGCAAGCTGAGTACTAATTTTGCGACATATATTATATCATTTGTATAAGTATTAAAGATGCAGATGCAACCAAGTCCGTCAGGAATACACCCATATCGTATTATCCGTAAGATTGGAAGCGGAAGCTTTGCCACTATCTATAGAGCcgagaacaaaaataatggcGAGCTTGTCGCCTGAAAACGCAGCCAAACTATAATTATCAGCTTCGAGTCGAGTATCGACTTTATAAAGACGTACTTTCGGGAACTGGCATACCACGAGTCTACGAATTGATTAGGACGCCCCGAAATGATTTCATGGTCATGGAGCTGTTGGGACCATCTCTGGAGGATCTGTTCCAGTACTGTTCTCGCAGCTTCTCCTTGAAGACGGTATTGTTGCTGGCAATGCAGATGATCGATCGAATTGAACACGTTCATAACAAGGAGTATCTTCATCGCGATATTAAGCCGGATAACTTTGCAATGGGATCATCGGCGAGGGACAATCAAGTGTATATTATTGACTTTGGTCTGGCCGATAGATACATTATTGGCCTTGAGAGAGTGCATATACCCTTTAAAACTGGCAATAGCATGACGGGCACTGCACGCTATAGCTCGGCCAATGCTCTTCGGGGTGTTGAGCTATCACGTCGAGATGATTTGATATCTCTAGGATATATCCTGATATATTTTCTACGGGGCCAGTTGCCTTGGCAGGGTCTAATTGGACCCGGGAGAATCGAAAAAGTCATCGAGATGAAGCAATCAATTAAACCGGAAGAACTTTGCAAGGATTGTCCCAATGAATTTGCCGAATATCTCAGCTACTGTCTcatcttgaaatttaaaatgaagcCGGACTATGAGACCTTGAGACGCAGCTTGAGCGATTTATTCACGCGTATGAAATATGTCAATGACAACATCTATGACTGGAATAAGATCAACACCGATAAAAAGGAGAAATCCCCCGATGATAAATAGAACTTAGGTCttcaagaaataaataaaactgaaatatatattgtattttcaattgaatcttaaaataaatgtagttgattttgtatctttttgtaACGAAGTGCATTTGGATATCTTATTTTATCATATCTTGTTTGCAGTACTTTATCCGTTATGTATTGACGTGAGGCGCCGGAATGACGCAGAAGCATATGTAGTGTTGCCAGTCAGACGCacaagcaaattttttttttttttttttgttaaaatgctTGCATATAGATATTAATGTTGTTGCAGTGTTGTTCCTTTGAGAACTTGTGAAAATATTGttcaaaacttaattataagctcattttttttgattgagacaaaaaaatgttattttcttattttttgatttaaaaaaatcaacgtttgtataatttttggtcaatattttatttattaaataagttaatCGTTAAGATTCGAGCCTAAAATCCGAAAGCAGCTTTTTATTGCTATGAAGATGAATCTctgaaatttcttaaatatgagAACGTGTTCctttaaataaagcaattaaataatatatgaagTTGTTGGTAGAGAGAGACAAGGTTATCTGATTTCCGGCAATTGGCATGACAAGAATAGCATTTCTTTTCTCTGAACGTTCTGGATACAATCCATTTGAGAGTGTCCAAGGCTGTCAGAGCTGCCAATTTGAAATACACAATTGCAAGTTTTCTAAAATGAGTCCAATTAACACAACTCAGATTTGTGCAACGTTTGCAttttctctccctttctctgtgtgtgtgtgtgtgtcgttgtGGAACTGAGTCTGAATGTGAAAGTGAATGTCCTGGGTGGCAATGTCCAAGTCcaagtggcagctgcaacgTTGCACTCGTAGCATTCGAACTAAATGAAAACGTTGTAAATGACAGCATCCAATTTACGTTTGCAATTAAACTGACACCGAACAGACACTTTTGATTTAGCTTGCACATTTCTGACTTTCGTTTCGTATTCGTGAATGccccctcacacacacacacacacacacacacactcttggGACCCTATACGAATGGACCGGACTGTGCTGAACATGACATGACACATAACGCATCGGATTAAGCCCATTTGTAAGCCCCTTTCCCGTTCCACAAATAAACGTCAATTGCTCTCTAAAgatttattaatatgtatagtatgtatgtttgtatgttatGTACATCAATGCAATCGTTTTGATTTCTCCAGTTGATTATGGCATCGATTCATGATAAAGACTGGAATTGTTGTCTCCAGCACAACAACCATTCGACGGCATctgaatatatttgtatagtCAGCCATATTGATTTCaatctgtttttcttttgccaaatctataataattttactttGATGTTCATTCCAAATCTATAGTTTGTTATGTATACTGGTAAGTTTTAAACTTCTCTCAGATTCCAAAGGCAGAGCCAACTTGCCAACTTAAAAGCTCAGCTGTCATACCAACAACTTTCCTTGTCGACAGCCACAACAAGTGTGTAAAGAAAATTGTGTGCAAAACGCAGGAAAACAATTGCAAGAAGCACTACCGCAAAATtggtataccctgtaaacctTCAAATTCGGTAAATGGCATAGGAActgttacaaaataaataattaatgtaagatatactatatatttttaatctacataaatttgttttatagcagagtttttcttaataaaaaggTACTTAAAGATTCTTGaaaatttacttataatttaaaaagttatatagATAATACTATTAAGAATAACATCGATAGCTTTTCAAGTAAAATATAGTCTACTCAACATTAAATTTCGTTCTTGACGATTTTTTTTAGACGAAgggccaaaaaaatatatttttcacgcagaaccaaaattttttgatcgaaaatgcgttgagaacaatatttttctgatactattttattttatacagtGTCTActtgtataatattatttcattagcATTATTTTAGATcagattaataaaaatattttttaaatgataattttaaagaaagatCTTTACAATTTGTTTCAGATGTATAATATCTATCAGGCTGCATatcttgaaaatttcaaaagattCTTATAATTGATACAAAAGTTATACAATTGGTATTGATAGAGTAATTCTTAGTCGATCACACTCTATAGCAGTTTAGTCTTTTTTTGCCCCACATAATTAcatgaaaaaaagagaaaattagTGTCGAGATTTGTGCTTTTGAGTGTTTCTCACCAGgtgaaaact includes the following:
- the LOC117779609 gene encoding uncharacterized protein LOC117779609; this translates as MGFDMERRRSMCFEHSDEEDEDHMRRISMCFSIDISDRVKKQNRFHNQVTATDRNSRNPGGGLFGNVKDSRPKRSFSSFTVPNKFFADGRDVQHRYDKYNGRSTEYRRMPDSWSRDHYDPDSYQRYNNRQITMESYDYSRPLKSLRTERNYNSPRYEEPIERPRKKHYPQRNAYGHEALREPIPGIVLKKKTGRPEKLFEKNVDHYNCNFPTKHLNNYVLHEFSEPNRNSHRRKSGYSGRDYEPYYETIPRANSESCYYNNRPTTREYDSEYYGYKSPPIRMKSVEFFDQDCEIPYNILKRPRNIERRNRFVDNQPCLRLSSVDIPYKKAQETMF
- the LOC117782331 gene encoding uncharacterized protein LOC117782331, which produces MMKCCHVHLSDRRQFEASSGFPNTKLTVEAPSYCSFATEDQANFTNRNSSFCLTRKISRIVRASAPRRTSCRSSCSTESFAAPGKTCCAPKEQEESPCSTENLACPIKKTCCSFCEPQSENLKNSSCYPSPMKTDCCSSSQPQKEYPKKTAFCAPKMKNSKQTYCQSTGCKTDIPKRTCHPCEGDVVCSRKTDSGSSSEKTSCCASCTNEMLLNQNKPSTINVCLKICTADGDLLDPGRITATLETPPEGPKKLCGSDNILTSTSPSGTLSKCCKNSSSKSSIFKSDCKQVPSSGSLTRSTCDCKKDCDFKNVGSTSRFSHKDSHQLETSDSCTVCSENNFINVRTDRSSSRPGSNTSCITPRVPKPILSTSKKSTSQCCTPYNKKSMEKLNWNKCPSQVKIQCKCTNKDIREEKLLCKEKSSKRKDCCGWKNRSEQEKCTKKDAREECPIQKSYPEVSKNAKNAVQPKKTVL
- the LOC117779611 gene encoding casein kinase I; translated protein: MVMELLGPSLEDLFQYCSRSFSLKTVLLLAMQMIDRIEHVHNKEYLHRDIKPDNFAMGSSARDNQVYIIDFGLADRYIIGLERVHIPFKTGNSMTGTARYSSANALRGVELSRRDDLISLGYILIYFLRGQLPWQGLIGPGRIEKVIEMKQSIKPEELCKDCPNEFAEYLSYCLILKFKMKPDYETLRRSLSDLFTRMKYVNDNIYDWNKINTDKKEKSPDDK